From a single Micromonospora sp. WMMD1102 genomic region:
- a CDS encoding Uma2 family endonuclease — protein MSAAPIALDRPGPHGYTTADLHALPDDGRRYELIDGNLIVSPSATIDHNIIARWIANILEDSCPSEEYAVGTDQSTTVDVHNEPRPDVVVTRAEHLRRTPFPITDALLVVEVVSPTSALRDTETKRALYARAGVPTYWIVVPEEEKPTISLAELVLDPGSRKYRYVTHYTTEPFATAQPWPARVDLPALTARRARLLGQPTGEG, from the coding sequence ATGAGTGCCGCCCCGATCGCCCTCGACCGGCCCGGCCCGCACGGCTACACCACGGCAGACCTGCACGCCCTGCCCGATGACGGCCGGCGCTACGAGCTGATTGACGGGAACCTCATCGTGTCCCCCTCGGCCACGATCGACCACAACATCATCGCCCGATGGATCGCCAACATCCTGGAGGACTCATGTCCCTCCGAGGAATACGCGGTCGGCACCGACCAGTCGACGACTGTCGACGTGCACAACGAGCCCCGGCCGGACGTGGTGGTGACCCGGGCGGAGCACCTGCGGCGTACCCCGTTCCCGATCACCGACGCGCTGCTGGTGGTCGAGGTGGTGTCGCCGACCTCGGCGCTGCGGGACACCGAGACCAAGCGGGCGCTCTATGCCCGGGCCGGCGTCCCGACGTACTGGATCGTGGTGCCGGAGGAGGAGAAGCCGACCATCTCCCTCGCCGAGCTGGTGCTCGACCCGGGTAGCCGGAAATACCGCTACGTCACGCACTACACCACCGAGCCGTTCGCGACCGCGCAGCCGTGGCCGGCCCGGGTGGACCTGCCGGCGCTTACCGCGCGCCGGGCCAGGCTGCTGGGCCAGCCGACCGGCGAGGGCTGA